One genomic region from Camelus bactrianus isolate YW-2024 breed Bactrian camel chromosome 3, ASM4877302v1, whole genome shotgun sequence encodes:
- the LOC123613238 gene encoding uncharacterized protein LOC123613238, translating to MLELTDLPFIMKPSADVLEIIACTPLILVSFVGNICLFYSTRKCITGRLQTSFLLIFNLGFVHLIKNSVVNVMKIVYSSGFMLDSAGCKVLYFTEALTTSLAIWFMLHFALLYLRKLYQTVHPLSETPNPDCQEHPLKVVSALWVAGVAVYIPVLLYTRKSEYLRAGNDTDPLSTNRIHIDCLIDFGNKQVEFYYGKIFLVLIDILPLAILVFVCFWMSFLLLERKKMTYGDIWIGDDDSETEILRGAKFSILLMWLITPLWISHFILVYFLKDLAACVFFPAVLTALSSGFSALSPFLLMLVNYKMKLVSFCGAQEKKPTPQPANGIVSPYA from the coding sequence ATGCTTGAGCTCACGGACTTGCCGTTTATCATGAAGCCATCCGCGGATGTTCTTGAGATCATCGCTTGCACCCCTCTAATCCTTGTGAGCTTTGTTggaaacatttgtttattttactctACAAGGAAATGTATCACTGGGCGTTTACAGACATCCTTTCTTCTAATTTTCAATCTTGGATTCGTCCACCTCATTAAAAACTCGGTGGTGAATGTCATGAAAATTGTTTATTCTTCTGGTTTCATGTTGGATTCGGCCGGCTGCAAAGTTCTGTACTTCACAGAGGCCCTGACGACGTCCCTGGCCATCTGGTTCATGTTACACTTTGCATTGCTCTACCTCCGGAAGCTCTACCAGACTGTCCACCCCTTGAGTGAGACTCCAAACCCGGACTGTCAGGAACATCCCTTGAAGGTGGTTTCTGCACTTTGGGTGGCTGGAGTGGCAGTGTACATCCCTGTATTACTTTATACTAGAAAATCTGAATACCTGCGTGCAGGAAATGATACAGACCCCTTGTCTACTAACAGGATTCACATAGACTGCCTAATTGACTTTGGAAACAAGCAAGTAGAGTTTTActatgggaaaatatttttagttctGATTGATATTCTTCCTTTAGCCATCTTAGTCTTTGTCTGTTTCTggatgtcttttctccttttggaaagaaagaagatgaCATATGGTGACATCTGGATTGGAGATGATGATTCAGAAACTGAAATCCTTAGAGGAGCCAAGTTCAGTATTTTATTAATGTGGCTGATCACTCCACTCTGGATTTCTCACTTTATCTTAGTCTATTTCTTGAAGGACTTGGCAGCCTGTGTCTTTTTTCCAGCTGTTCTCACAGCCCTCTCTTCAGGCTTCTCTGCTCTCAGTCCTTTTCTGCTTATGCTGGTAAATTACAAAATGAAGTTGGTGTCCTTCTGTGGTGCCCAAGAGAAAAAACCCACACCACAGCCTGCAAACGGTATTGTTTCTCCATACgcttaa